From a single Silene latifolia isolate original U9 population chromosome 6, ASM4854445v1, whole genome shotgun sequence genomic region:
- the LOC141588730 gene encoding uncharacterized protein LOC141588730: protein MHKLFWMVVDATSEYTFKKALEKVIEHGGNGCARWFLDLGDKEQWTKHKFNPDLACEDNTSNFVESFNSILGVHRTNPVLSLLEGVRRMTMVRNASRQAAAQSWQDEGVRPNILQRLKELQKESRLCYAFASGNGRFEVRDGQFYFPVSLFLRTCLCGVWQISDIPCKHAIRAILEAGRDPTNYVSDWFSVRRYKETYELSILPIPDKAQWQVFDVPYLEPPTLRRSIGRPSRNRRREPGEQRKGKRSITIKCKKCGCLGHNSKTCKGGYTAREIQQLQGNFSKKRGKQMLNTASSSNFATLDDLEATVMGSTSSQQTKSQEPSKGMKRKAASNAC from the exons ATGCACAAGCTATTTTGGATGGTTGTGGATGCAACATCAGAGTACACATTCAAAAAAGCTTTGGAAAAAGTTATTGAACATGGAGGGAATGGATGTGCAAGGTGGTTTCTTGACTTGGGGGACAAAGAACAGTGGACTAAGCACAAATTCAATCCAGACCTGGCTTGTGAAGACAACACAAGCAATTTCGTTGAGAGTTTTAATAGTATTCTTGGGGTGCATAGAACAAATCCTGTTCTAAGTTTACTTGAAG GTGTTAGGAGAATGACAATGGTAAGGAATGCTTCGAGGCAAGCTGCAGCTCAGTCATGGCAAGATGAAGGGGTACGTCCGAACATACTACAAAGGTTAAAAGAGCTGCAAAAAGAATCAAGACTGTGTTATGCCTTTGCAAGTGGGAATGGTCGATTTGAGGTTCGTGATGGTCAATTCTACTTTCCCGTCTCTTTGTTTTTGAGGACCTGTTTATGTGGTGTGTGGCAAATAAGTGATATTCCTTGTAAACATGCCATTAGGGCAATACTAGAAGCTGGTAGGGATCCAACCAACTATGTGAGTGATTGGTTCTCTGTGAGGAGGTACAAAGAAACCTATGAGTTGTCCATTCTCCCCATACCTGACAAAGCACAGTGGCAGGTTTTTGATGTCCCTTATTTGGAACCTCCGACACTAAGGAGGTCCATTGGTAGACCATCAAGAAATAGAAGAAGAGAGCCAGGGGAGCAAAGGAAGGGTAAAAGGTCTATAACAATTAAGTGCAAAAAGTGTGGGTGCTTGGGACATAATTCAAAAACTTGCAAAGGTGGATACACAGCAAGGGAAATACAACAACTTCAAGGAAATTTCAGTAAGAAACGTGGTAAGCAAATGTTAAATACAGCATCAAGTTCCAATTTTGCTACATTGGATGACTTAGAAGCAACAGTTATGGGAAGTACATCATCTCAACAGACCAAGTCTCAAGAACCAAGTAAAGGAATGAAGAGGAAGGCTGCTTCTAATGCATGCTAA
- the LOC141588731 gene encoding protein FAR1-RELATED SEQUENCE 5-like encodes MESSTIDHQMTDASTIDDEIDVEGAANQSFRTLDSNGENVWVEAKESELLGLTYDTEEDAYRAYCRYSFIKCFGIRKSNERKNTKGVVVSKELCCYKQGTKVKQGTLGKQYSKLSRRTGCKAMISFMIVDGKYKCSRHEMVHNHEFCHPSEVHHLKCHRKIESSEIKYLVHLRNSGVRLADGFRSLVTEAGGSHVVGFEYADAASARAASEKDFYYDFELDENNSLVSVFFRDGIMRQDYEALYELLGNDGTYCTNKYDMVCAPFVGINNHTRICLFGIGFMLNESTESFEWLYKTFLASMGGIQPRTIMTDQSKAMSNAIKTCFPQSKHRLCVWHLFKNSSAHLGHLKDKVGFNKLFSRILKRCHTEEELEHCWKRLTTEYNCAHHPWLTSLYKLREKWCCAYGKDYFSAGVLSSQRSESANNSICKRLSKTTTLCDFYDIFGTVLSEWRSHERKDNSLCWEGRPEVAIPCSLLEFASKIYTIGAYARF; translated from the exons ATGGAATCATCaacaattgatcatcaaatgACAGATGCATCAACAATCGATGACGAAATTGATGTAGAAGGAGCCGCAAATCAGAGTTTTCGCACATTAG ATTCTAATGGCGAAAATGTATGGGTCGAGGCTAAGGAATCTGAATTGCTTGGACTAACATATGATACCGAGGAGGATGCTTATCGAGCATATTGTAGATATTCATTTATTAAGTGTTTTGGGATTAGGAAATCTAATGAGCGGAAGAATACGAAAGGTGTTGTTGTTTCAAAAGAACTTTGTTGTTACAAACAGGGTACTAAGGTGAAACAAGGAACTTTGGGAAAGCAGTATTCAAAGTTGAGCCGGAGAACCGGGTGTAAGGCAATGATCTCTTTTATGATCGTGGATGGTAAATATAAGTGCTCACGACATGAAATGGTACACAACCATGAGTTTTGTCATCCTAGTGAAGTTCATCATCTGAAATGCCACAGAAAAATTGAATCTAGTGAGATTAAATACCTGGTGCACCTCCGAAATAGCGGTGTTCGTCTAGCAGATGGTTTTAGGTCTTTGGTTACAGAAGCTGGAGGATCTCATGTGGTGGGTTTTGAGTATGCTGATGCTGCAAGCGCA AGAGCCGCAAGTGAGAAagatttttattatgattttgaATTAGATGAGAATAATTCCCTTGTGAGTGTATTTTTTAGGGATGGAATCATGAGGCAAGATTACGAGGCATTATATGAGCTTCTTGGAAATGATGGGACATATTGTACGAACAAATATGACATGGTCTGTGCACCTTTTGTAGGGATTAACAATCATACCCGGATATGCTTGTTCGGTATTGGTTTTATGTTGAACGAGAGCACAGAATCTTTTGAGTGGTTATACAAAACATTTCTGGCCTCGATGGGTGGTATACAACCAAGGACTATAATGACGGATCAATCTAAGGCAATGTCAAATGCGATTAAAACTTGTTTCCCACAGTCGAAGCATAGACTATGTGTATGGCATTTATTTAAGAACTCATCTGCACACCTTGGTCATTTGAAGGATAAAGTAGGTTTTAACAAGTTGTTCAGTCGTATCTTGAAACGTTGCCATACTGAAGAAGAATTAGAACATTGTTGGAAAAG GTTAACTACGGAATATAATTGTGCACATCATCCTTGGTTGACAAGTTTGTACAAGTTGAGGGAAAAGTGGTGTTGTGCGTATGGCAAAGATTATTTCTCTGCTGGAGTATTATCCTCTCAAAGGAGCGAGTCGGCCAACAATTCTATTTGTAAACGGCTTAGTAAGACTACTACCCTctgtgatttttatgatatatTTGGTACGGTTTTGAGTGAATGGAGGAGTCATGAACGAAAAGACAACAGTCTTTGTTGGGAGGGTAGGCCTGAGGTTGCTATACCCTGTTCATTACTTGAATTTGCATCTAAGATTTATACGATCGGAGCTTACGCGCGGTTTTAG
- the LOC141587332 gene encoding frataxin, mitochondrial-like isoform X1, which translates to MQHLRRVSVTLNRQILPFRTFWNLLELSSSTSPTPSFPSYSILPEPSRTFCSRPSDVADVKSPAAIDYRSLLQENEFHKLADSTIHHLLEKLEEYGDNVDIDGFDVDYGNEVLTLKLGNLGTYVVNKQTPNRQIWLSSPVSGPSRFDWDGSSQAWVYRRNKTNLFSVLERELEKLCGESVSLS; encoded by the exons ATGCAGCATCTCCGGCGAGTCTCCGTTACACTCAACCGTCAAATCCTTCCATTCCGAACCTTCTGGAACCTTCTAGAACTATCTTCTTCTACTTCCCCTACGCCTTCCTTTCCTTCATATTCAATTCTTCCAGAACCTTCTAGAACTTTCTGCTCCCGCCCTTCCGATGTCGCTGATGTTAAATCTCCTGCCGCTATCGATTATCG TTCTTTGCTTCAGGAGAATGAATTTCACAAGCTAGCTGATTCCACCATCCACCATCTGCTTGAGAAGCTAGAG GAATATGGTGACAATGTTGATATTGATGGGTTTGATGTAGACTACGGG AACGAGGTTCTTACCCTGAAACTCGGGAACTTGGGCACTTATGTTGTCAACAAACAGACACCAAATAGGCAGATTTGGCTATCTTCACCGGTGAG TGGTCCCTCAAGATTTGACTGGGATGGCAGCTCTCAAGCTTGGGTTTACCGTCGAAATAAAACAAATTTGTTCAGTGTTCTAGAGAGGGAGCTGGAGAAGCTGTGTGGTGAATCTGTCAGCCTTTCGTGA
- the LOC141587332 gene encoding frataxin, mitochondrial-like isoform X2, with the protein MQHLRRVSVTLNRQILPFRTFWNLLELSSSTSPTPSFPSYSILPEPSRTFCSRPSDVADVKSPAAIDYRSLLQENEFHKLADSTIHHLLEKLEEYGDNVDIDGFDVDYGNEVLTLKLGNLGTYVVNKQTPNRQIWLSSPVSEFDKNGTS; encoded by the exons ATGCAGCATCTCCGGCGAGTCTCCGTTACACTCAACCGTCAAATCCTTCCATTCCGAACCTTCTGGAACCTTCTAGAACTATCTTCTTCTACTTCCCCTACGCCTTCCTTTCCTTCATATTCAATTCTTCCAGAACCTTCTAGAACTTTCTGCTCCCGCCCTTCCGATGTCGCTGATGTTAAATCTCCTGCCGCTATCGATTATCG TTCTTTGCTTCAGGAGAATGAATTTCACAAGCTAGCTGATTCCACCATCCACCATCTGCTTGAGAAGCTAGAG GAATATGGTGACAATGTTGATATTGATGGGTTTGATGTAGACTACGGG AACGAGGTTCTTACCCTGAAACTCGGGAACTTGGGCACTTATGTTGTCAACAAACAGACACCAAATAGGCAGATTTGGCTATCTTCACCGGTGAG TGAATTTGACAAAAACGGCACCTCATAA
- the LOC141587333 gene encoding amine oxidase [copper-containing] gamma 1-like has translation MEGRKFLRFMSLLLGVFLFFVCTVNWSSTVLPYNTLHWVNKEAETTLRPPGHKPVHVHDHTSDVPRHPLDPLTVQEMNRVRTILSSHRLFKNAKSYALHNVVVEEPSKSLVVKWKEGDSLPPRKASVVARVDGVTHVLSIDLGLGRVIRVDTGGLSGYPTMTIEDMRLATFAPLSSAEFNKTILDRGVDLADLACLPISSGWFGKKVEEKRRLIKVQCYTMKDTANFYMRPIEGLTVLVDMDTNEVVEITDHGKEIPIPKAANTDYRFSAQTNTNNKIKPVNPISIEQPRGPSFTIEGHMVKWANWEFHLKPDPRAGVIISRAMVRDPDSGELRSVMYKGMSSELFVPYMDPTDAWYFKTYMDAGEYGFGLQAMPLVPLNDCPRNAYYMDGVFAAGDGTPYVRSNMVCVFESYAGDIGWRHSESPITGFQIREARPKVTLVVRMAASVANYDYIVDWEFQTDGLIKIKVGLSGILMVKGTPYMNMNQVPNQENMHGTLLSENVIGVIHDHYITFYLDMDIDDSDNSFVKVNLKRQDTSPGESPRKSYLKAVRNVAKTEKDAQIKLKLYDPHEFHVVNPNKKTRVGNPVGYKVVPAGTAASLLDPEDPPQKRGAFTNNQIWVTPYNKSEEWAGGTFVYQNEGEDNLASWSNRDRAIENKDIVLWYTLGFHHIPCQEDFPIMPTVSSSFDLKPVNFFESNPILGIPPHFEKDLPVCEAATASA, from the exons ATGGAAGGACGGAAATTCCTACGTTTTATGTCTCTTTTACTAGGAGTTTTCCTCTTCTTTGTTTGTACTGTCAACTGGAGTTCCACTGTTCTCCCTTACAACACCTTACACTGGGTTAACAAGGAGGCCGAGACAACTCTTCGGCCTCCTGGCCACAAACCTGTCCATGTCCATGACCACACATCTGATGTTCCACGTCATCCTTTGGACCCGCTAACGGTCCAGGAGATGAACCGGGTGCGGACCATTTTGTCCTCGCACCGGCTCTTTAAGAACGCAAAGTCATATGCCCTGCACAACGTTGTTGTTGAGGAGCCATCGAAGTCACTTGTTGTGAAATGGAAGGAGGGGGATTCCTTGCCCCCTAGGAAGGCTTCTGTCGTTGCACGTGTGGATGGGGTTACGCATGTGCTTAGTATTGACTTGGGGTTGGGTCGGGTTATAAGGGTTGATACAGGTGGGTTGTCTGGGTACCCGACTATGACTATCGAAGATATGAGGCTAGCTACTTTTGCTCCTTTGTCGAGTGCTGAGTTTAATAAGACGATTTTGGACCGTGGAGTTGACTTGGCAGATTTGGCTTGCTTGCCCATCTCCTCAG GATGGTTTGGCAAGAAAGTAGAAGAAAAGAGGAGGTTGATCAAGGTACAATGCTATACTATGAAAGACACAGCCAACTTTTACATGAGACCAATAGAAGGGCTCACTGTACTAGTTGATATGGATACTAATGAAGTTGTAGAGATCACTGATCATGGCAAGGAAATTCCAATTCCCAAAGCTGCTAACACAGACTACCGCTTCTCGGCCCagaccaacaccaacaacaaaaTCAAGCCTGTGAACCCTATATCAATCGAGCAGCCTAGGGGCCCAAGCTTCACAATTGAAGGACACATGGTTAAATGGGCAAACTGGGAGTTTCATCTCAAACCCGACCCAAGAGCTGGGGTGATCATATCACGCGCCATGGTCCGAGACCCGGATAGTGGGGAGCTAAGGAGTGTTATGTATAAAGGGATGAGCTCTGAGTTATTTGTTCCGTACATGGATCCTACTGATGCATGGTACTTTAAGACGTATATGGATGCGGGTGAATACGGGTTTGGGTTACAAGCTATGCCTCTTGTACCTCTTAATGATTGCCCAAGGAATGCATATTACATGGATGGTGTGTTTGCGGCTGGTGATGGAACGCCGTATGTGAGGTCCAATATGGTTTGCGTGTTTGAGAGTTATGCGGGTGATATTGGGTGGCGGCACTCTGAGAGTCCAATTACAGGATTTCAG ATCCGTGAGGCAAGGCCAAAGGTGACCCTTGTTGTAAGAATGGCTGCTTCGGTAGCTAACTACGACTATATAGTGGACTGGGAATTTCAAACTGACGGTCTTATCAAAATCAAG GTTGGACTAAGTGGTATATTGATGGTGAAAGGCACACCATACATGAACATGAACCAAGTTCCAAACCAAGAAAACATGCATGGAACCTTATTGTCCGAAAATGTTATTGGTGTTATCCATGACCACTACATCACATTCTATCTCGACATGGACATTGATGACTCAGACAATTCCTTTGTGAAAGTGAACTTGAAGAGGCAAGATACCTCTCCAGGGGAGTCACCTCGGAAAAGCTACTTAAAAGCTGTTAGGAACGTTGCTAAGACTGAAAAGGATGCGCAAATCAAGCTCAAGCTTTATGATCCCCATGAGTTCCACGTGGTTAACCCGAACAAGAAAACCAGGGTCGGTAATCCGGTTGGATATAAGGTGGTTCCTGCTGGTACAGCGGCTAGCCTACTTGATCCTGAGGATCCGCCCCAAAAGAGAGGGGCCTTCACCAATAACCAGATATGGGTCACTCCGTACAATAAAAGCGAGGAGTGGGCTGGTGGAACCTTTGTTTACCAAAACGAAGGCGAAGATAATCTCGCTTCATGGTCTAACAG GGATAGGGCAATAGAGAACAAAGATATAGTGCTATGGTACACCTTAGGATTTCATCATATACCATGTCAAGAGGACTTCCCAATCATGCCAACAGTGTCATCGAGTTTTGATTTGAAACCTGTCAATTTCTTCGAGAGCAATCCTATCCTTGGAATCCCTCCCCACTTTGAAAAGGATCTCCCTGTTTGCGAAGCTGCTACCGCTTCTGCTTGA